In the Salvia splendens isolate huo1 chromosome 16, SspV2, whole genome shotgun sequence genome, GCGTTATCTCTGGACTCACCGATGCCGACGCCCGGGCGGGCGTTCAGTAGGTATTAGAATGCCCGACCGGGCAAACTCTCTGGACTCACCGATGCATTAACGCCCGGACTGGGCAAACTCTCTGAAATATTCTCAGAATGTTATTTTTAATCCTTTTAAGATGCACGTAGATGTTATATGACTTGTTAATCACCAAAGTGGTCTTGTTATATGATATTATGATTAGGAAAATGATGAAAGGTTATTTATTGATCAATAACTTTATTATTTGTATACTTGGAGATCACCCAAAAGTGGATCATTGTGTATGAGTTAATAAAACGAAAAGGATTAATCTTGTCTACAGTATCATATGTAGTATGTATACCCAAAGGAAATATGCTTATTTGATATGTGTATGATATAATTGATCATTAAAGTTAATTCTAGCATCAATAAAAGTATGTGTGTTTAAGTATTGCCCAAAGGTAGCTTGAATGCATGTTGTTTAAAGTTTATTACAGTTATCTGAATCGGTGTTAAAGTTCAAAGCACTAATTGTGAGCATGTATAAATGTTGCAGCCTCATCTAATATGTATGCATCTGCAAACTCTGTCGTAAAGTTCAATGGGCAGAACTATGGTGAATGGTCAGAACAGATCCGGTTTTCACTGGGTGTTATGGCACTTGACCATGCCATACTTACGGAAGATGAGTCTGCAGCCATTACGGAAGAGAGCTCCGAAACGGACAAGTCTCGATATGAGACTTGAGAGCGCTCTAACAGGCTAAGTCTCAATCTTATGAGGATGACGATGGCGGAAAGTTTTAAGCCATCTATGCCTAAGACAGAGAATGCAAGGGAATTCATAGAAAAGATAAAGGAGTGCTCACAATCGGAATTGGCTGACAAGTCAATTGTGGGGAGCTTAATGAGTGAGCTCACTACAAGAAAGTTTGACTGGTCCCAACCTATTCACGATCATGTAACGCACATGTCAAACTTGTCAGCAAGGCTCTCGACCTTGGGGATGGAGGTTCACGAACAGTTCTTGGTTCAATTCATCATAAACTCTCTTCCTATTGAATTTGGCTAGTTCCAGGTGAATTATAACACCATAAAAGAAAAATGGGACTTTAAAGAACTAAAGGCCATGTTGGTACAAGAGGAAGGGAGACTAAAGAATATGGGTGGCTAAGTTGTGAATCTAATGGGTCATGGAGGAGCAAGCACAGTAAGGGAAAGTCAAGTAAAAGGAACAAACGCAAGGATTCTTCTTGTCCTAAAGGCCCCGAAAAGAAGATCCAGAAGGAAAGGAAGTGTTTCTTCTGTAGAGAAACGGGACACTTCAAGAAGGATTGTCCGAAAAGAAAGGCATGGTTTGATAAGAAAGGTAAACATAatagtccagagcctttgtcatAGCGGCAATGAGCTTatacattattgcatgaggtgtcgagttcgagccctcttgacatcagttgtaatttcctcttaTCTATAGTATAAgagtttattttaaaaaaaaagaaagttaaACATAATAGTTTCGTTTGCTTTGAATCGAATCTTATTGAAGTGCCTGATAATACTTGGTGGTTGGACTCTGGTGCTACTACTCATGTGTCTCATATTGAACAGAGATTCAGTACGATCCAGCCTAAAAAAAGAAGTGAGCAATTCGTGTTCATGGGAAACAGGATGAAGGCACAAATTAAAGGCATCGAGCCCTACAGACTAATCTTAGACACATGTTGTCATATAGATCTTAAGGAATGTCTCTATGTACCGGATTGTGCTAGAAATCTTGTATCTGTTAGTAGGTAGATTAGGATTTAAAATCAAGTTTGTAAATAGTGTATTCACATTGTACAGAAATGATTACTTCTATGGAAGTGGTACTTTATTTGATTCACTCTACAGTTTCAATCTTGATGCAAAGTTTTCTGAATCCTTGTTTAATATTGAAAGTGGAGGCATAAAACGTAGTATGTCAAGTGAATGTTCGGCTTACTTGTGGCATCAAAGACTAGGTCACATATCCAAAGAAAGGATAATGAGGTTGGTAAATAATGAAATTCTTCCTCAATTGGATTTTAGTGATCTAGATATGTGTATAGATTGCATAAAAGGGAAGCAAACTAAACACATAGTAAAGAAATCAGCCACAAGGAGTTCTCAACTTCTTGAGTTAATTCATACTGATATATGTGGTCCTTTTGATGCACCTTCGTGGGATGgtagaaaatattttatcaccttattgatgatttctcacGGTACGGTTATATATATCTATTGCCTGAAAAGGCTGAATCAGTGAATGTCTTGAAGATATTCATAGATGAAGTAGAAAGGCAACTAGATAGAAAAGTAAAGGTTGTGAGATCAGATAGAGGTGGTGAATTCTACGGAAAGTTTAATGAGTCTGGACAATGTCCGGGCCTATTTGCAAAATACCTCAAAAGTAAGGGCATTTGTGAACATTATACAATGCCCGGTACTCCgcaacaaaatggtgtagcgGAGAGGCGGAATCGTACTCTTTTGGATATGGTTAGATGCATGTTAAGTGGATGTAATTTACCTCTTTCGTTGTGGATTTATGCATTTAAGACTGCAACGTATATGCTTAATCGGATTCCTAGTAAGACAGTTCCAAAGACCCCTTTTGAACTGTGGACGGGAAGGAAACCGAGTTTAAGACATATACGTATTTAGACTTGCCCTGCAGAAGTAAAGTTGTATAATCCACATGAAAAGAAGCTGGATTTAAAGACAGTCAGTGGATTCTTCATTGGCTATCCAGATAAGTCGAAGGGATATACATTCTATTGTCCCAATCATAGTACGAGGATAGTTGAGACGGGAAATGCTAGGTTCATTGAAAACGACGAAACTAGTGGGAGTAATGAACCTCGTAAAGTGGACTTTAATGAAGTTCAAGAAAAAGTTGTTCATCCACCTATTGTTGCACCTAAGGTTGTTGTTCCTATCGAACAACATGAAGTGCATAATCCACTTgttgagattgaagatgaaccagtcataattcaagaacaTAATGATGAACCAATAGAACCTTTAAGGTGATCAGTAAGGGAACGTCGATTGGCCATATCGGATGACTATGTGATATATTCTGTTGAAAGTGAATGTGACTTGAGCATTGATAAGGACCCGATCTCATTCCAACAAGCCATGGAAAATGACAATTCTGAAAATTAGTTAAATGTAGTAAAGGATGAGATGAAATCTATGAGCGATAACAATGTTTGGGACTTAGTAGAATTGCCTACAGGTTTTAAAGCCATTGGTTGTAAATGGATATTTAAAACAAAACGTGATTCGAAAGGTGACATTGAAAGGTACAAGGCTCGTCTTGTCGCCAAAGGTTTCACTCAAAAGGATGGCATCGACTACAAAGAAACCTTCTCTCCAGTTTCAAagaaggattctttaagaattgtGTTGGCTTTGGTGGCTCATTATGATTTAGAGCTccaccaaatggatgtaaagactgTCTTCCTAAATGAAGTACTTGAAGAAGAAGTATACATGAAACAACCCAAAGGATTTATGatagaagaacaagaagagttAGTATGTAAGTTGAGAAAGTCAATATATGGACTCAAACAAGCTTCTAGACAATGGTATATAAAGTTCAATGATATCATTGTGTCATATGGTTTTGTAGAAATCATCGTTGATCGATGTATCTATATTAAAATCAGTGGGAGCAAGTTTATTATATTAGtcctatatgttgatgacattttGCTAGCCGCAAATGACATGGGTTTATTACATGATGTTAAGAAATATCTCTCTTTGAACTTCgaaatgaaggatatgggtGAAGCATCTTATGTGATCGGAATAGAGATATTCCGGGATAGATCACAAAGATTGTTAAGTTTGTCTCAGAAAGGCTATATCAATAAAGTCTTAGAGAGATATAGAATGGACAAATGCTCCGCTGGAATAGCTCCAATTCAGAAGGGAGACAAGTTCAGTAAGATGCAATGTCCGAAAAATGAATTGGAGCATAAAGAAATGGAAAAGATTCCCTATGCATCAGTGGTTGGGAGTTTGAACTATGTTCAAACATGTACTCGACCAGATATCACCTTCGCGGTTGGTATGTTGGGTCGATATCAAAGTAATCCCGGTATGTACCACTGGAAGGCTGCAAAGAAAGTCCTCAGGTACTTGGAAGGCACCAAAGAGCACATGCTTACGTAGAGAAGATCCGATCATCTAGATGTCATTGGATATTCAGATTCAGACTATGTCGGGTGCGTTGATAGTAGGAAATCAACGTTTGGCTATTTGTTCCTTTTAGCAAATGGAGCAGTATCGTGGAAAAGTGGAAAGCAGTCTGTCATTGCTACTTCCACTATGGAGGCCGAATTTGTGGCATGCTTTGAGCCCACTGTTCACGGATTGTGGTTGCGGAACTTTATTTCAGGGCTTAGAATTGTCAACTCTATAGCTAGATCGCTAaaaatttattgtgataattctGCAGCTGTCTTTTTTTCAAAGAATGATAAGTACTCGAAAGTGGCTAAGCACATGGAGTTGAAATACTTATCAGTTAAAGAAGAAATGCAGAAACAAAGGGTGTATTTTGAGCACATAAGGACGGATATGATggtagcggatccgttaactaAAGGACTACCACCCAAAGCTTACATTGGCCATGTAGAAAGGATGGGTATCAAAGATAAAGCCTTGCTATTTTAGTTGTATGCTCATGTATTGTATAAATATTCTTGTAAATTCAATAAAAGTTATGTTTCTGCTTGTTTATATGTTatcattaaagtttgtataCAGTATGGTTGTTTAGATAACATATGTTGTATTGAGAATTAAAATTCATCTCAATGAAAGGTTTATTCATATAAAGTTAGAAttgatttgtgatacatggaaGGAATCATGTCGACTAAATGATTATGTGACCGTCATGATTCAATCAAGTCTAACTTTATAGGTATTTAAAGGATATATGAACTTGATGGTAAAGTGCGCAGAAAAGTAATTAAACCACTGAAAGCTACAAAGgtcaagtgggagaatgtaggaatatttattcctatatgtgacctatgtagatattggtttaatattaaagATCAAGTTCAAACATATCAGTTGGATTCTAATATGAAAGACGATACCGTGATGTATCGGTTTtgattaaagaattagaatcgggtgtattgataaccctcttctcttgccttgcaTAGATGGTATAAATATGTGTACATTAAAGTGTATAGAAGATGGAAAGCTGTAGAATAGAGTCTACAAAAAATCTGATGGGTTTTACATGAAAGGGTATAAGTGAATGGATGTAACCTTTCGTGAAAGGTTGCGTAAAACTTATATAAACAAATCAGATTTTCAGATTTAAAAAACACAGAAAACTCTACAGAATTCAATGTACAAGAAAGGAATACAGAAAAGTCATATTGTTATCAGATTCTTCTCCATCGAAAGAATTAGTAAAGAAAAGGCAAAAGAGACGATAATATCAACCACAGTTTTTTGGGGAAATATCAACTCGTGGAATACAACCCTACATCATATATAAGctatggatggaggttggtaaATCATCTCTTTGTTGATGTATATGCAATAGTTGAATTAATACGAATCTAGTATCAGATTTCGGTATAGAAATCGGTAAATGGGCTAACATTGCCGACGCCGCCAAATCCGCCGTCGGAGAACAGGTTTTCTAGCAATATATTTACGTTTCTctccaccctttaattactttAATTTCTACTATGTATTAGGATTAGGCTGTTTCTTTCTAATGATAGAATTAGAACGAAATAGTACAAAAATTGTGCCATATTAAAATACAAGAAGAAAATCCAATTTTCTATCCTATACTTCCacgaattaattaattttagacTTTTTTGGATTTTTGATAGAAATTTATAAGTTCTATCCTAAAATTCATTGGTGATAGAAGGGGTTTTATGAGACTTATATAATAATTTCAGTGACTGATGTGTGGGATAGTTGTAATACGTTATTAAGTTTCAATTGCCAATAATTTTGTCTTGCAATTATTTTAGATGAAACTAATCCAAGTTAGTTTATCATTTATTTCGATGAATGGTTTAATTGTgataatcaaattaatttaaaatttgacaggATAAGCCTGGCGAGGCGGCCGGAGGGTCGTACTCCTACTCAGCCTCAACCGGTGAGGCCTGGCAATTGACTGCGAGGCACGGGCAAGCCCACCGGGCAGGTGGTGGAGGGAACGATGAAGTCTCACCCGATTGGGAAGGCCACAGGTGGCGAAGGGCGGCCGACCACTGCTCACAACACGCATGCTGGTGGTGACACCGGTATGGGATATGGCACCGGCGGTGGTTATAGCGGCTAGAGTCCGACTAGATCCAATTCCAAATCTATACTTGCATTCGTACTGATTTTTAGTACGAAATGAAGCGTGCACAAAATAAAAGGTTTAGAAGGCTTTTATATTTGTAGGTTGACTTTGATTTCTACATATTACGGATAATCGATGTCTTTTTTAACGGAGCAGATCACCTACTCATGCTCTTACTCAATCATCtactcacaacaaaataaaataacattaataaatttataactatGGACAATTTTAATGAGTGACGGtgaattcattttattttgttgtgattAGGTGGACTAGGAATTGTAAAGTAGGTGATCCGCTCTTCTTTTCTAATTAAAAGAACTAAAATTCTTTGTAGAATATTCCTTTATTGTAGACTTATTAGCACCTTGGACTCTATCTCCTTTATTTGTGTATAAAGAAGGATACATTCCGTAGACGTAGAAACGAATCTATGCATAGTAAATATATATTGAGTTAAAAAATAGTAATATGAAGATTTACACAAATGTAAGTCTCGTCTTTGAAGAATTTAAGCCCAATGAGTTGAAGGAGTATATGATAAGATGTACTGATGATAACTAGGGGGTGCGTTATCGGGGTGCGTTATATTGataactcatcaatgcagtgtattaaaaatgtcaacatgcTGACATTAACatgtcaacacataatatcAATATAGTATATTGAAGTTCAATAAAtttatgtgttgatatttttaatatataatattgATTAGTTAAGAATTAGCAACTTAAATAGTTAGCACTTGATCATATCGGGTGATTAGTTAAGAATTAGCAACTTAAATAGTTAGCAGTTGATCACACCTCGATAATCGATGTATTATATACTCTTCATTCTACATGAATTGTGAAAAATAGTTATACGTTCTAGTACAATAATTCAACCAAACACTAAGAGATACGATCAATtactaactaattaataatctaaaattaagatcaaatcttagccattggattaaaagatctactaattaattatttaaaattaagatCAAATCTATCTTAGTCATTTGATTAAAAGATCCGGTCGTTGAAATAATGTCAcatagattatattttaaattattaaataaatttaaaggttATTAAAGTCAATTCTTAtatagattatattttaaattaaaaattattaaataaatttaaaggttATTAAAGTCAATTCTTATGTACGAGTAtgttagttaaaattaatcacttcctctctcctcaaaatcatcttaaaactttaaatttacgtaactctctcaatttaattttttttcataaaaaatatatcaaattaaaggtaattccATAAGGATGCTGACGAGATCTctaattgcatatgttccaacGATAATCGGATGacgaaattttataatttttatttcaattttcgtatatgttgataagcagattttaCATCAAagaatctcaatataatgcatgtacaatatcaataaaattgtgttgatattttttggaACTTTTGTTGAGATTCTCATGTCACTATATTGATATTTGTTATACGCTatgttgaaataaaaaaaagagtgaactacactaATAGTCCTGAACTTGTCGAAAAATGCACCAATGGTCCCTAATTTTTTCTATATCATTTTTAGTACGATAAGACTAAAGTAACCCTAAGCACCACTAGTGTGAATATTTAATATTTGAGGGCATTTTGGGCCTTTCTACTCtccatttgattttttttcttccataatcatttttcttttaaaactCAATGAAACcatcatttaaataatatttgatgTTTTATGCATAAATTTAAATCAGAAACCAAATGTTTAaattatgctttatttttttgtaattaaatattatttattatacaacTCAATCTATATTTGCgaagaaaaaattaaatctaataataatatttttaataaaaatattaatgtgAACTATAGaaaattcaacttaaattttttcaatttgagaagaaaaaaatattatactaaactataataattttatatttaaaaattgttacttaaatatttaaatattactccctatacttaagtgaaatataaatattttaattatattaattaaaatatagttagtgacaaatattatttaagtaaaataattaaaattaagtgAATTATATCACATGTAAATTAAAGTGAACTCTTGCAAGTaacattttttactaaaaatattaaagtaaattatagtaattttttcattataaagtTTAATCTATACGCTATTcaagtaattatttaaaaaatttaattgaattaattcaaaaggTACTTTGTGTATGTCCAAAAAAATTGCATGATTGAAAAGGTACCATAACTATAATTTTCAAATACCGAAAATGCCCTCTATGGCATTTAGGAGATTTTTCAAATGTAGAGGGGTATAAAAGACTaacaggtaccaaaaatgtaatTTCTAAGGACCAAAAAGGCTATAAAAAAGTTTAGGGAGCATTGGTGCATTTTTCGACAAGATCATGGACTATTggtgtagttcactctaaaaaaaCGTGAACATTATTATGTTATAACAGATTgactattttaccattttgttgatattttatctactatttattgaaatccatgagctttaatctcatcaACTCATTTTAAGATCTAATGGTGTAAGATTGACCTTAGTTATGGATTGGAGGCTATATGCATTTTAATATGATCCCAAACGAATACATATTCTTGAGAGACAATGAAATCTGATAAAATCATAGAATGGTTATTTAATCtgaaaacaaaatatggcaTGGAGATAGTATCagataaaaagtaaataaattggACATAAAAGCACTTCAGGACTGAAAGGCATATTGATCCAAAAAAATGTTAGTCTTTTGAACGATATTGCATCATGGTTTGGAGTAGGGAAGTTGGTGCAGCCCAAAACCCGTGACTAGCCCAAATAGCCCGTTAAAAATAGAGAATTAGGTTTCGAAATATATGGcctataatattatatttatattagcTTACAATTTGAGTAGAGCATACCTGGAACACGATGGACAGGCCTGATGGATTGGATCCAGatataacaattatatatattttgccTTATTTGACAACTAATTCAATACTCATTATAATTTAATAACCATCCAAAAAGATTAATCTTACGATTTATATATACAAATCCCTTCCACCCAGTGCTGAAACGTCAAACCAACAAGAAGTTCATTATTACATAACACGATGTTCATTTTAAGATCGTTGTATATAATTCTTTCTTAAATAAAGTGAAGTAAAACAATCTAAAGagaaagaatgaagtaaaaccatctaaaaattaactagtttttttttaaaatggatTAAAAATGAATTGCATGCTATGTAACGATATTATAAAATGAagtaaattgaattaaaattgaaaGATTCGGGGTTTTTTTTGCGCGGAATTAGTTGGATATTATCATTATCTTATATATACTATTATATTatagtaatataaaaaaatactccatatgaattagaaaatttaaatttgctATAAGAAGTATTTTAAATTCTACAACATAATTTTAATTACtcattttatgtttcatttaattttatatatctaaattttaaattagcaTTTAGTCATATTTGAGTTTATgctatatttcaaaattatcataataatttgttttatattttacaTAATGAATTGATcatatgttaattttatcgttAGCATGTGTTTGCTAGACTATCTCGAAACTCGACATTTAGAACTAGAGTTCAAATTTTTTAATCTGCTAGCATCACAGCCCGATTAGTTCGCACTAATTAATTGACaacaacccgaatagggttgatATTTGAAACTCAGCGACTAGCCCAATTAAATCCTCCCACCAATGGCAGAATGGTAAGAAGAGAATCTGATGAGGGCAATACGCGTAAATTGCAGCAATTCTCTCTCTAATTCATGACGGTCACCTTTTTCCCTGTTTCTGAATAGAATAAATGCTGATACAACGCCATAATTATAAACTTAAATCATAATTCAATATCCAGCTCTCTCCCCAGCTCCCCATTTATCGCTTAAATTAAGGTATTATTTCCCCTTCTTTCGGTTTAATTCTTGCATTTTTCAATTGTTTTAGACTCTGATTCAGTGATCTGCGCAATGCCTCTTTGTGTTTCCTCCCAAAATTGAATCCTTTTGCGTCTCTTTCTTTTCAATTGCTTTTCTTGTGGGTTAGGAAATGTATAATTTAAGTTATTGCtcgtttatttttttattttgtctgAGTTATGATCGCCCTAACAACTCTTTGTTTATCAATTGGAAGGTGAGATTCTCATCATTGCAATTTTGATTaggttttcaatttttatcGTGAACCTGTAATTGATTGggaaagattgaatttttatcGACTGATTTTTGGAGATGTTTGAAGCATTTTAGACCAAGGGTCATGAGTTGTTCTACTTTATAGTATTGATTGAGGGATTGAGATATTTCTCTTCTGCAAGTTCTATTTGGCTAGTTTGTggtgtatgtgttttatttgtggTAAACTATTGAGAGAAGGGGTGAATTTAGCTTTAGTCTTAGCTATATTTCTCATTATTTTCTTGACTTGATTGTGTAAGTGGTTGATGATTTAGCTGTGCAATTTCAGAATAAATTGGTAAATAGGATGTTTTTGTATAGATGATTTAGAAATAGCCAAATAGGGTATTGAGAACTGATTCTGGAATGATGAGTATAGATTTTTCTAGTTGTGTATTGGTGGGTGTGGTGTGGATGAGGAATCTCCTGTAGATGAAGGATAGATATAGCAAGCCTGTGAATATCTTGGGTACTTTTATCGACATTTCATGGTCATCTTGTTATGATGGTATGTCTTCCTATGGATTCTCTCTTGAAATGTTTTGTTGAGGCCATGGAACTAGTTGCTGTTAGAGGATTTTCTCTCGTATTAGTAATTTCATACTAGTGAAGTTGATGATAGGAAGCCTGGTTGCCTTCTCGTGATCGAGGATTTGAATGAAGTAGCTTCCCTAATACCTGTGTCTTGATGTAGTAGATGCGTATGAAAAAGGGAGCATCTTTTGATCCCTTTTGATTACAAGATATAGCTTTTCTCCCTGTTGTTTAATATCGATTCAATGTGGCTGATTTTTGGAAGCGTATAACATTCTTGAGCAGTTGTTTGTCGAAAATCTTGAAAACTATAAACACTAGTCTCTTTCTCATCGCACTTTTGTAAATGCGGTTCAATAGAGAAATTACAAGATTGAGATTTACCTAGTGATCGATTTGGGTTAAGACGAGGTTAAATTCGAGCATAAGGTTGATAATCCGTGTTGTTGCACGTAACTtttgttgtattgatataatttccAATGCTAGATTCATAAAAAGAAAGCCTTATCACATTGAGCGCTTGTGTTGGTGCATTGTAGGAGCTTGCATAAATGGAGTCTTCCAAGGAGACCGGCTACCAACCTCGAGAAGGCCCGATTCTCTGCATCAACAACTGCGGCTTTTTTGGGAGCGCAGCTACGATGAATATGTGCTCCAAGTGCCATAAAGACATGGTTTTGAAACAGCAGCATGCCCAGTTTGCCGCGGCATCCATCGAGAATATGGTCAACTGCAGCAGCATCAATCAGAAGGAGCCTCTTCCGGTCGATGTGAGTGTGGAAGTCGAATTAAAACTCGACTCCCCTCAACCGAACCCCAACCCGGTGCCGAGCGAGCCGAAGCCAAAGGAGGGACCTAGCAGGTGCAACACCTGCCGCAAGCGCGTGGGCCTGACCCGGTTCAGTTGCAGGTGCGGGAACCTCTTCTGCTCGGTGCACCGCTACTCGGACAAGCACGAGTGCCCGTTCGATTACCGGTCGGCCGCCCAGGAAGCCATAGCAAAGGCGAACCCCCTCGTCAAAGCTGAAAAGCTCGACAAGATCTGAAAGGCTGGCGAGGCGGTCTTCTATCTTTACATATCCGGTGATGGTTCGTCGTGTAAGTCATGCCGATTGTCTGCGTCTCGAGACTTGTGTTGGGTGGTGCGGGGGAGTGGGGGCAAGAGATTGTGGTTTGTGTGGAGTCCTGTGTCAGTTGGGTAAGGGTTGATTACTTGGGTTTGGTTGCAGTGTGTTCAGGCTGTCGaataacattattattattattattattattgtggaATTTATAATTTGCTCATATTTCTCTATTTTGTTGCTGCATTTTCCCATGTGCAATATGGTGTAACCTGCTTTTATCACGAGTCAATTCAATCTCGAATAATCAAGCAGGGATGCACTATATGTAATTGAAATCCCgtcaaaaatcaaagcaaatctcaACCTTTGGATCCTTAGATTGGATGCCCTTGGATCCTTAGATTAGATGGTTATGATAATAATatccgagctacattattacactaaaagcgttacattattagccgagctacattattagaatacacaatctacattattagattaAAATGTgtgttacattattagccgagctACATTGTTAGACTGcacaatctacattattagatgacacgtgacattaatctaacGGTTACATCACAAGATACAATGATTGTGATTTGCTTTGATTATATAATTTCAGTTATGGATATGAACACTCCCCTAATCAATAATATAACATATATTTGAGATCCAACCTCAATACCTAGGAGAGTCCTGCCTCATCTTCACCTAAGGCTATATCTCGTATATACAAAGCTAGCTACAATGATGAGCGACCACAGAGTATTTTGCTTCAAAGCTCCATTTTCAGCTGGCTCGAGGCTGCGCCAACCAACGAGATAAGGTTGATATTAGTTGCAATGGATCTTACACACTGCCATGGAATGTGCTTTACCTTACCTGAATTTGCAGGAGAATCGTAGCTTAGCAGTGAGTTCTCCGGGGTAATGAAGTTAGAGGTGTCGTACGGGTGAAGTCCATCGGTGAGCCATGGCTGTTGCTGTCTGCTGCCGTTCATTTGCCCCTCCGGCCAAATGGATGGCGGAAACATGCCCAGGTAGCTGTTATCAATGGAGGATTCGCTCTGCAGGAACAGAGGTTCGAGAGTTTACATTAATATGGATTTGAGCATAATCTGGAGCAATTAGCTTTTTTAGACTTACATCTATGGCTAAGAGGCTTGGGTTAACAGCAGCAAGTCTCATGGATAAAAACTGAAACCAAAGAAGCCATTCCAATCAGCTTTTTTCAAAATGAATCGAGGCCAAAAGATAGAACTCAACTACTTTGTGGTCCAGACATTG is a window encoding:
- the LOC121772627 gene encoding zinc finger A20 and AN1 domain-containing stress-associated protein 8-like, giving the protein MESSKETGYQPREGPILCINNCGFFGSAATMNMCSKCHKDMVLKQQHAQFAAASIENMVNCSSINQKEPLPVDVSVEVELKLDSPQPNPNPVPSEPKPKEGPSRCNTCRKRVGLTRFSCRCGNLFCSVHRYSDKHECPFDYRSAAQEAIAKANPLVKAEKLDKI